In the Solanum pennellii chromosome 5, SPENNV200 genome, one interval contains:
- the LOC107020594 gene encoding uncharacterized protein LOC107020594 has translation MASTCAVSMAMPLTYTSHKRQPRVEAFLQPLPVRPSKTTSESKPAKFQVKASLKEKALTGLTAAALTASMVMPDVAEAAESVSPSLKNFLLSISAGGVVLAAILGAIIGVSNFDPVKRT, from the coding sequence ATGGCTTCTACTTGTGCAGTTTCGATGGCAATGCCACTGACTTACACAAGTCACAAGAGACAACCAAGAGTTGAGGCTTTCTTGCAGCCATTGCCAGTAAGGCCCTCAAAGACTACTTCAGAATCAAAACCAGCAAAGTTTCAAGTGAAGGCTTCGCTTAAGGAGAAAGCTTTGACAGGATTGACAGCAGCTGCACTCACTGCTTCCATGGTCATGCCTGATGTAGCCGAAGCAGCAGAGAGTGTTTCACCATCCCTAAAGAACTTTTTGCTCAGCATTTCTGCAGGTGGAGTTGTGCTTGCTGCAATTCTTGGCGCTATAATTGGTGTTTCCAATTTTGATCCTGTCAAGCGAACTTAA
- the LOC107020593 gene encoding replication protein A 70 kDa DNA-binding subunit A: protein MPVNLTANAISAINAGDVNSKPVVQVLDIKLIGTTQERYRLTLSDSESTQQAMLATQLNDRVKTGRVRKTSVVQLIEYICSTVQNRKIIVVLNMETIIPECEIIGNPKVIVESDLGVQKTISNNGNLSAQRSALASFANIKNLSAQNSNNSMQNYPPAIQPAYQPPPNYKSHGAIMKNEAPARIIPIAALNPYQGRWAIKARVTAKGDLRRYNNSRGDGKVFSFDLLDSDGGEIRVTCFNAVVDRFYDKIEAGKVYMISKGSLKPAQKNFNHLKNEWEIFLETTSTVDLCPDEDASIPRQQFSFRPICEIESAENNSIIDVIGIVTAVNPSVPILRKNGTETQRRILNLKDLSGRSVELTLWGDFCNREGQNLQELAEAGVSPVLAVKAAKVSDFTGKSIGTISSTHLFINPDSAEAQTLREWFDQGGKDIASQSISRDNMPVGSKNEIRKTVFQIKDEGLGRSDKPDWVTVKATITFIKTDTFCYTACPLMIGDRQCNKKVTRSENSRWQCDRCNQEFEECDYRYLLQAQIQDHTGLTWVTTFQESGEEILGCPAKELYMMKYEEADDTRFSEIIRNCLFTQFLFRLKIKEEFYGDEQRVKITVVKAEKVNHSAESRYLIDLISKNSVFFEQRKP, encoded by the exons ATGCCGGTGAACTTGACGGCTAACGCGATCTCGGCGATCAACGCCGGTGACGTGAACTCAAAGCCAGTGGTTCAGGTATTGGACATCAAGTTAATCGGCACCACACAGGAACGGTACCGACTCACACTCTCCGATTCTGAGTCCACTCAGCAGGCTATGCTAGCTACTCAGCTCAATGACCGAGTCAAAACTGGCCGTGTTCGTAAAACCTCTGTCGTTCAGTTGATTGAATACATCTGTAGCACTGTTCAAAATCGCAa AATCATTGTTGTCCTTAACATGGAAACTATTATACCTGAATGTGAAATAATTGGGAACCCCAAAGTGATTGTAGAATCTGATTTAGGAGTTCAGAAAACTATATCTAACAATGGTAACTTGAGTGCTCAAAGATCTGCCCTAGCAAGCTTTGctaacataaaaaatttgagtgcccaaaattcaaataatagCATGCAGAACTATCCACCTGCAATTCAACCTGCATATCAACCTCCTCCAAATTACAAAAGCCATGGGGCAATCATGAAGAATGAAGCACCCGCCCGCATTATTCCAATTGCAGCATTGAATCCCTATCAGGGTCGGTGGGCTATTAAGGCTAGAGTGACTGCAAAGGGGGATTTACGCCGCTATAATAATTCTAGAGGAGATGGCAAGGTCTTCTCCTTTGATCTTCTTGACTCTGATGGGGGTGAAATACGTGTGACTTGTTTTAATGCTGTTGTTGATCGCTTTTATGACAAAATTGAAGCTGGAAAAGTATACATGATATCAAAAGGTAGCTTAAAACCTGCTCAGAAGAACTTCAACCATCTGAAGAATGAATGGGAAATATTTTTGGAGACAACTTCAACTGTAGATCTGTGTCCAGATGAAGATGCCTCTATACCAAGACAGCAGTTCTCATTTAGACCTATTTGTGAAATTGAAAGTGCAGAAAACAATTCAATCATAGATGTGATTGGAATTGTGACAGCAGTCAATCCTTCTGTTCCTATCCTAAGAAAGAATGGAACGGAAACTCAAAGAAGAATCTTGAATCTAAAGGATCTATCTGGGCGAAGTGTTGAGCTGACCTTATGGGGAGATTTCTGTAACAGGGAAGGTCAAAACCTGCAAGAACTGGCAGAAGCTGGGGTCTCCCCTGTTTTAGCTGTTAAAGCTGCAAAAGTTAGCGACTTCACTGGGAAATCAATTGGAACCATTTCGTCCACACACCTGTTCATAAATCCAGATTCCGCAGAGGCTCAGACTCTAAGAGAGTGGTTTGATCAGGGGGGGAAAGACATTGCTTCTCAATCTATATCTAGGGACAACATGCCTGTAGGATCAAAAAATGAGATACGCAAGACTGTCTTTCAGATAAAGGATGAAGGGCTTGGTAGGTCAGATAAACCAGACTGGGTTACAGTTAAGGCAACCATAACATTTATCAAAACTGACACTTTCTGTTATACTGCTTGCCCTTTGATGATTGGAGATAGACAATGTAATAAGAAAGTAACCAGGTCAGAGAACTCCAGATGGCAATGTGATAGGTGTAATCAAGAGTTTGAGGAATGTGATTACAGATACCTTCTTCAAGCTCAAATTCAAGATCATACTGGGTTGACATGGGTGACAACTTTCCAGGAATCTGGTGAAGAGATTTTAGGCTGTCCTGCAAAGGAGCTGtacatgatgaaatatgaagagGCTGATGATACCAGATTTTCTGAAATTATTAGAAACTGTCTCTTCACACAATTTCTGTTCCGGCTAAAAATCAAAGAGGAATTTTATGGTGACGAGCAGAGGGTGAAAATTACAGTTGTCAAGGCAGAGAAAGTGAACCATTCTGCAGAAAGCAGATATCTCATTGatttaatttctaaaaattcTGTCTTTTTTGAACAAAGGAAGCCATAA